A DNA window from Streptomyces asoensis contains the following coding sequences:
- a CDS encoding fumarate reductase/succinate dehydrogenase flavoprotein subunit: MSVVDRQEWDVVVVGAGGAGLRAAIEARERGARTAVICKSLFGKAHTVMAEGGIAAAMANANEHDSWQVHFRDTLRGGKFLNQWRMAELHAREAPDRVWELETWGALFDRTADGRISQRNFGGHEYPRLAHVGDRTGLELIRTLQQKIVSLQQEDHRETGDHESRLKVFQECTVTRVLKDGERGGRGVPPAEGPGRVSGVFAYERETGRFFVLEAPSVVIATGGIGKSFKVTSNSWEYTGDGHALALLAGAPLLNMEFVQFHPTGMVWPPSVKGILVTESVRGDGGVLRNSDGRRFMFDYVPDVFKEKYAESEEEGDRWYEDPDHNRRPPELLPRDEVARAINSEVKAGRGSPHGGVFLDVSTRMPAEVIKRRLPSMYHQFKELADVDITAEAMEVGPTCHYVMGGIAVDSDTAAARGVPGLFAAGEVAGGMHGSNRLGGNSLSDLLVFGRRAGLHAARHTADLAGRRPVVDDEQIDAAAAEALRPFSAEGADAPDGRPPENPYTLHQELQQTMNDLVGIIRRQGEMEHALEKLAELRVRAWRAGVEGHRQFNPGWHLALDLRNMLLVSECVARAALERTESRGGHTREDHPTMDRAWRNINLLCAPAGPVGDPATTDPVPGRISLTRETTEPIRPDLLALFEKEELVKYLTEEELYE; this comes from the coding sequence GGGCGCGGGAGGCGCCGGGCTGCGTGCCGCCATCGAGGCCCGCGAACGCGGCGCCCGCACCGCCGTCATCTGCAAGTCGCTGTTCGGCAAGGCGCACACGGTGATGGCCGAGGGCGGCATCGCTGCGGCCATGGCCAACGCCAACGAGCACGACAGCTGGCAGGTCCACTTCCGCGACACCCTGCGCGGCGGCAAGTTCCTCAACCAGTGGCGGATGGCCGAACTGCACGCCAGGGAGGCCCCCGACCGGGTGTGGGAGCTGGAGACCTGGGGCGCCCTCTTCGACCGCACCGCGGACGGCCGGATCTCCCAGCGCAACTTCGGCGGCCACGAGTACCCGCGGCTCGCGCACGTCGGCGACCGCACCGGCCTGGAGCTGATCCGCACGCTCCAGCAGAAGATCGTCTCGCTCCAGCAGGAGGACCACCGCGAGACCGGCGACCACGAGTCCCGGCTGAAGGTCTTCCAGGAGTGCACGGTCACCCGGGTCCTCAAGGACGGCGAGCGGGGCGGGAGGGGGGTCCCCCCGGCCGAAGGCCCGGGGAGGGTGAGCGGTGTCTTCGCCTACGAGCGCGAGACCGGCCGCTTCTTCGTCCTGGAGGCGCCCTCCGTGGTCATCGCGACGGGCGGCATCGGCAAGTCCTTCAAGGTGACGTCGAACTCCTGGGAGTACACGGGGGACGGCCACGCGCTGGCCCTGCTGGCCGGGGCCCCGCTGCTCAACATGGAGTTCGTGCAGTTCCACCCGACCGGCATGGTCTGGCCGCCCTCCGTGAAGGGCATCCTCGTCACCGAGTCCGTCCGGGGCGACGGCGGGGTGCTGAGGAACTCCGACGGCAGGCGCTTCATGTTCGACTACGTCCCCGACGTCTTCAAGGAGAAGTACGCCGAGTCGGAGGAGGAGGGCGACCGCTGGTACGAGGACCCGGACCACAACCGGCGCCCCCCGGAACTGCTCCCGCGCGACGAGGTGGCCCGCGCGATCAACTCGGAGGTCAAGGCGGGCCGCGGGTCCCCGCACGGCGGGGTCTTCCTCGACGTGTCGACGCGGATGCCCGCCGAGGTCATCAAGCGCCGGCTGCCGTCCATGTACCACCAGTTCAAGGAGCTGGCCGACGTCGACATCACCGCGGAGGCCATGGAGGTCGGACCGACCTGCCACTACGTGATGGGCGGCATCGCGGTCGACTCCGACACCGCCGCCGCCCGCGGGGTGCCCGGGCTCTTCGCGGCCGGCGAGGTGGCCGGCGGCATGCACGGCTCCAACCGGCTGGGCGGCAACTCCCTCTCCGACCTGCTGGTGTTCGGCCGCCGGGCCGGACTGCACGCGGCACGCCACACGGCGGACCTGGCCGGCCGGCGGCCCGTGGTGGACGACGAGCAGATCGACGCGGCGGCCGCCGAGGCCCTGCGGCCGTTCTCCGCGGAGGGCGCCGACGCCCCGGACGGCCGGCCGCCCGAGAACCCGTACACCCTCCACCAGGAACTCCAGCAGACCATGAACGACCTGGTCGGCATCATCCGCCGCCAGGGCGAGATGGAACACGCCCTGGAGAAGCTGGCCGAACTGCGCGTACGGGCCTGGCGGGCCGGGGTCGAGGGGCACCGGCAGTTCAACCCCGGCTGGCACCTCGCGCTCGACCTGCGGAACATGCTGCTGGTCAGCGAGTGCGTGGCCCGCGCCGCCCTGGAGCGCACCGAGTCACGCGGCGGCCACACCCGTGAGGACCACCCGACGATGGACCGGGCCTGGCGCAACATCAACCTGCTGTGCGCACCGGCCGGCCCCGTCGGCGACCCGGCGACCACGGACCCCGTCCCCGGCCGGATCTCCCTCACCCGCGAGACCACCGAACCCATCCGCCCCGACCTGCTCGCCCTCTTCGAGAAGGAGGAGCTGGTCAAGTACCTCACCGAAGAGGAGCTGTACGAGTGA
- a CDS encoding succinate dehydrogenase/fumarate reductase iron-sulfur subunit, with translation MSSYEARFRVWRGDVEGGGLKDFEVEVNDGEVVLDIIHRLQATQAPDLAVRWNCKAGKCGSCSAEINGRPRLMCMTRMSVFGREETITVTPLRAFPVIRDLVTDVGFNYRKAREVPAFVPPEGVGPGEYRMFQEDVDRSQEFRKCIECFLCQDTCHVVRDHEENKTAFAGPRFLMRIAELDMHPLDAAGESGLDRSRTAQDEHGLGYCNITKCCTEVCPEGIKITDNALIPLKERAVDRKYDPLVWLGSKIRRRSS, from the coding sequence GTGAGCAGCTACGAGGCCCGCTTCCGGGTCTGGCGGGGCGACGTCGAGGGCGGCGGCCTGAAGGACTTCGAGGTCGAGGTCAACGACGGCGAGGTGGTGCTGGACATCATCCACCGGCTCCAGGCCACCCAGGCGCCCGACCTCGCCGTGCGCTGGAACTGCAAGGCGGGCAAGTGCGGTTCGTGCTCCGCCGAGATCAACGGGCGGCCGCGGCTGATGTGCATGACCCGGATGTCGGTGTTCGGCCGCGAGGAGACGATCACCGTCACGCCCCTGCGCGCCTTCCCGGTGATCCGCGATCTCGTCACGGACGTCGGCTTCAACTACCGCAAGGCGCGCGAGGTTCCGGCGTTCGTGCCGCCCGAGGGCGTCGGGCCCGGTGAGTACCGGATGTTCCAGGAGGACGTGGACCGGTCGCAGGAGTTCCGCAAGTGCATCGAGTGCTTCCTGTGCCAGGACACCTGCCATGTCGTCCGTGACCACGAGGAGAACAAGACGGCGTTCGCGGGCCCCCGCTTCCTCATGCGCATCGCCGAACTGGACATGCACCCCCTCGACGCCGCCGGGGAGAGCGGCCTGGACCGCTCGCGCACGGCCCAGGACGAACACGGCCTCGGCTACTGCAACATCACCAAGTGCTGCACGGAGGTCTGCCCCGAAGGCATCAAGATCACGGACAACGCCCTGATCCCGCTGAAGGAGCGGGCGGTCGACCGCAAGTACGACCCCCTGGTGTGGCTGGGATCGAAGATCAGGCGACGGTCGTCGTAG